From one Planctomycetia bacterium genomic stretch:
- a CDS encoding STAS/SEC14 domain-containing protein: protein MIEPLSRSSGKVLGFKMSGKLHDADYQHFVPTVDAAVAKLGKVRLLAVFHDFQGWDMHALWDDIKFATTHCTKIDRIALVGDKKWEEWMAKVCKPFTMASIQYFDATKEVDAWKWLEEGT, encoded by the coding sequence ATGATCGAGCCACTCAGTCGCAGTTCGGGCAAGGTGCTGGGTTTCAAGATGTCGGGCAAGCTGCACGATGCCGACTATCAGCATTTTGTACCGACCGTGGATGCCGCGGTTGCAAAGCTTGGCAAAGTCCGCCTGCTGGCGGTGTTTCATGATTTCCAGGGCTGGGACATGCATGCCCTGTGGGACGATATCAAGTTTGCCACCACGCACTGCACGAAGATTGACCGCATCGCCCTGGTGGGGGACAAGAAATGGGAAGAATGGATGGCGAAAGTCTGCAAGCCCTTCACCATGGCCAGCATCCAGTATTTTGATGCAACCAAAGAAGTTGACGCATGGAAGTGGCTGGAAGAAGGGACGTAG
- a CDS encoding FKBP-type peptidyl-prolyl cis-trans isomerase has product MKTARRGDVVDVNYVKRFVDGTTVTSSKRGPTRVTVGVDHPRMPGLGMALEGMAVGATTVKRFEQQAYGQPNSAKVHKLHRARFEATAELSIGRWVRVRSRNGKMCLVRVLDIDDEMIFVETHHRWDAHLVEMKVELMAIV; this is encoded by the coding sequence ATGAAAACGGCACGGCGCGGAGATGTGGTCGATGTGAATTATGTCAAACGATTTGTTGATGGAACAACGGTTACTTCCAGCAAACGCGGCCCGACTCGCGTTACTGTCGGCGTGGATCATCCACGTATGCCAGGTCTCGGTATGGCCCTCGAAGGCATGGCAGTTGGCGCCACGACTGTCAAACGCTTTGAACAACAGGCCTACGGCCAGCCCAATTCAGCCAAGGTGCACAAGCTTCATCGTGCTCGATTCGAAGCCACTGCAGAATTAAGCATTGGTAGATGGGTTCGGGTGCGTTCACGCAACGGCAAGATGTGCCTGGTTCGCGTGCTCGATATCGATGACGAAATGATTTTTGTCGAAACACACCATCGCTGGGACGCTCACCTGGTCGAAATGAAAGTGGAACTCATGGCCATCGTGTAA
- a CDS encoding phosphoribosylanthranilate isomerase — protein MNTKTKICGLTTPACVEACLAVGVDAIGLNFYPPSPRSVTLEQGARLRLMIPSTIQVVGVFVRPDQAWLQSVMAAIPLDVVQLHGTDAMYWKTFSPIAIPLWLACGIKSTDDLAEVQQQLSDCQAAGGKVTALLLDAKVDGQHGGTGQTAPWSLVKQVRCPVPLVLAGGLTPDNVAEAVQEVQPAWVDTASGVENQPGIKDADKVRRFVQAVRDNI, from the coding sequence GTGAACACCAAGACTAAAATCTGTGGCCTCACCACCCCCGCCTGCGTTGAGGCCTGCCTGGCTGTCGGCGTCGATGCCATCGGGCTCAATTTTTATCCCCCTTCCCCTCGCTCAGTCACCCTGGAGCAGGGGGCCAGGCTGCGGTTGATGATTCCCTCCACCATTCAAGTAGTAGGTGTTTTCGTTCGACCAGATCAAGCCTGGTTGCAATCGGTGATGGCTGCCATCCCGCTCGATGTCGTGCAACTGCATGGCACCGATGCAATGTACTGGAAGACGTTCTCCCCCATTGCCATTCCTCTCTGGCTGGCGTGTGGCATCAAAAGCACGGATGATCTCGCCGAGGTACAGCAACAACTATCTGATTGCCAAGCTGCGGGGGGTAAGGTAACAGCCTTGCTGCTCGATGCCAAGGTGGATGGACAGCATGGCGGGACCGGCCAGACCGCACCCTGGTCGCTCGTTAAGCAGGTTCGATGTCCAGTTCCTTTGGTGCTGGCGGGCGGTCTGACACCTGACAATGTTGCTGAAGCAGTGCAAGAGGTGCAACCCGCCTGGGTCGATACCGCCAGCGGAGTAGAAAACCAGCCCGGCATCAAGGATGCAGACAAGGTGCGTAGGTTCGTGCAAGCCGTGCGTGATAATATTTAG
- a CDS encoding DegT/DnrJ/EryC1/StrS family aminotransferase, which translates to MSTLKFPTPLQPVPLFDAKLQYKGLKVHLEEACRRVLDSGCAIGGKEVEALEKEFAGYCGASAAVACASGTDAISLALKCLDIGPGDEVITTAFTFFATASCVARLGATPVFVDIEPDTFNIDTSKIAAKITPRTKAIMPVHLYGQCADMEPIWRLADEHNLHVIEDAAQSTGSEYQGKRCGTLGAMACFSFYPTKNLGAYGDGGMIVTNDREWARKLVCLRNHGMYQRYYHEEMGWNSRLDAIQAAMLRVKLPYVDLWNNARSAIASRYDSMLAEHKLDQYFVRPTVKTFGKHCFNQYVVRVPDGQRDALRKHLADDSIGTEIYYPLPLHQQKVFAYLGYQTGDLPVTEKACQEVLALPMFPELTLEQQRRVVASCVNFVEKHAGLRKAA; encoded by the coding sequence ATGTCTACGCTCAAGTTTCCGACACCACTGCAGCCTGTTCCGTTGTTTGACGCGAAACTGCAATACAAAGGGCTGAAAGTTCACCTGGAAGAAGCATGCCGACGCGTGCTCGATTCCGGCTGTGCCATCGGTGGCAAGGAAGTGGAAGCACTGGAAAAGGAATTTGCCGGGTATTGTGGTGCATCCGCTGCCGTCGCCTGCGCCTCCGGTACCGATGCCATCTCCCTGGCACTGAAATGCCTCGATATTGGCCCAGGCGATGAAGTTATTACGACCGCATTCACCTTCTTCGCGACGGCCAGTTGCGTCGCCCGGCTGGGTGCCACGCCCGTCTTCGTTGATATCGAACCCGATACGTTCAATATCGATACGAGCAAGATCGCAGCCAAGATCACGCCACGTACCAAGGCCATCATGCCGGTGCACCTGTATGGCCAATGTGCTGACATGGAACCGATCTGGCGATTAGCAGATGAACACAACCTGCATGTCATTGAAGATGCTGCCCAGTCGACTGGTTCCGAATACCAGGGCAAACGCTGTGGCACACTTGGCGCGATGGCCTGCTTCAGCTTCTACCCGACCAAGAACCTGGGCGCTTACGGCGACGGTGGCATGATCGTCACCAACGACCGTGAATGGGCCCGCAAGCTGGTCTGCCTGCGTAACCACGGCATGTATCAACGGTACTATCACGAAGAGATGGGCTGGAACAGCAGGCTCGATGCGATCCAGGCTGCCATGCTCCGAGTGAAGCTGCCTTATGTTGATCTGTGGAACAATGCCCGTTCTGCGATTGCCAGCCGGTACGACAGCATGCTTGCTGAGCATAAACTCGATCAGTATTTCGTCCGTCCTACGGTGAAGACGTTTGGCAAGCACTGCTTCAATCAGTACGTGGTACGCGTTCCCGATGGACAGCGCGATGCTCTCCGCAAACACCTGGCTGATGACAGCATCGGCACCGAAATCTACTATCCGCTGCCACTGCATCAGCAGAAAGTCTTCGCTTACCTGGGCTACCAGACGGGTGACCTACCCGTGACCGAGAAGGCCTGCCAGGAAGTGCTGGCCCTGCCCATGTTCCCGGAACTCACGCTTGAACAACAGCGCCGCGTGGTGGCCAGTTGCGTCAACTTTGTCGAGAAACATGCTGGCCTGCGGAAAGCTGCTTAG
- a CDS encoding TIGR00730 family Rossman fold protein encodes MRIALFCGARTGLETCYANCAAQAARLIVKQGHSIVYGGGNIGLMGVIADAALELQGDIVGVIPGSMVEAELAHHGITRLEIVSTMHERKARMAELADAFIALPGGYGTMDELFEIITWKQLKLHDKPIGLLNAFGFYDELITWLVKAVAAGFIPEKQGRLFVTAKEMGELLKLMHVV; translated from the coding sequence ATGCGGATTGCACTCTTTTGCGGAGCCCGAACCGGGCTGGAAACCTGCTACGCCAACTGTGCTGCCCAGGCGGCCAGGCTCATCGTCAAGCAGGGGCACTCCATTGTTTATGGTGGAGGCAACATCGGCCTGATGGGTGTGATTGCGGATGCTGCTCTCGAACTGCAAGGCGACATTGTCGGCGTGATTCCAGGCTCCATGGTCGAAGCGGAACTGGCTCATCATGGCATCACCCGGCTTGAAATTGTCAGCACCATGCACGAACGCAAGGCCCGCATGGCAGAACTCGCTGATGCCTTCATCGCCCTCCCCGGCGGCTATGGCACCATGGATGAACTCTTTGAGATCATTACCTGGAAGCAACTCAAACTGCACGATAAACCCATCGGTTTGTTGAACGCCTTTGGGTTTTACGATGAACTCATCACCTGGCTGGTAAAAGCCGTCGCGGCAGGGTTCATTCCGGAAAAACAGGGGAGGCTGTTCGTGACAGCGAAGGAGATGGGGGAGTTGTTGAAATTGATGCACGTCGTTTAG
- the purH gene encoding bifunctional phosphoribosylaminoimidazolecarboxamide formyltransferase/IMP cyclohydrolase, with translation MTDITLRRALLSVTDKTGLVSLAQALHKLGVELISTGGTRNTLAEAGLPVKDISEVTKFPEMLDGRVKTLHPAVHAGILAKRDKAEHLKTLQEHQLPVFDLIVCNLYAFEETVAKPGCTMAQAIDNIDIGGPTMIRAAAKNHNGVAVLTCPSQYASFVEEAQNNAGKISLATRQKLAADAFSIIADYDLAIAKYFAEQSSKETFPASLRLSWKRKATLRYGENPHQQAAFYVESKPSRASVSTAQSLGGKELSFNNLFDLDSALTLVRTFAEPAAVVIKHNNPCGAAVAATLVEAYRRANEGDPISAFGGIVGLNREVDAATAQQMTEPGRFFEAIIAPGFSDEAMNILRTRPKWKDSVRLLATGPLEGNAYGFDLKKIEGGLLVQNLDNAVLDWSQVKVVTKRAPTPSELADLAVGWAVVKQVKSNAIVLAKDRMVIGVGAGQMSRIDSVQIAIRKAGDRSQGSVLASDAFFPFPDNVEAAAAAGVKAIAQPGGSVKDQDSIAACDKHGIAMVFTAMRHFKH, from the coding sequence ATGACTGACATCACCCTTCGTCGTGCCCTGTTGAGCGTAACGGATAAAACCGGGCTGGTATCTCTAGCTCAGGCATTGCACAAACTGGGCGTGGAACTCATCTCCACCGGTGGCACACGCAACACGCTCGCTGAGGCAGGTCTGCCCGTCAAAGACATCAGCGAGGTGACCAAGTTTCCAGAAATGCTGGATGGCCGCGTGAAGACGCTGCATCCCGCAGTGCATGCGGGCATCCTCGCCAAACGTGACAAGGCTGAGCACTTGAAGACGTTGCAGGAACATCAACTGCCCGTCTTCGATCTGATTGTCTGCAACCTCTATGCGTTTGAAGAAACCGTTGCCAAGCCGGGCTGCACCATGGCCCAGGCAATTGACAACATTGATATCGGCGGCCCCACCATGATCCGGGCTGCTGCCAAGAACCACAACGGCGTAGCAGTGCTGACATGCCCCAGTCAATATGCATCGTTTGTGGAAGAAGCCCAGAACAACGCAGGCAAAATCAGCCTGGCAACCCGGCAAAAACTCGCTGCGGATGCCTTCTCCATCATCGCTGATTACGACCTGGCTATTGCCAAGTACTTTGCTGAACAATCGAGCAAGGAAACCTTCCCGGCATCCTTGCGGCTCAGTTGGAAACGCAAAGCGACTCTGAGGTATGGTGAAAACCCGCATCAGCAGGCTGCTTTCTATGTTGAATCCAAACCGAGCCGGGCTTCTGTTTCTACTGCCCAATCGCTGGGTGGCAAGGAACTTTCCTTCAACAATCTGTTCGATCTGGACAGTGCGTTGACTCTCGTTCGCACCTTTGCCGAGCCAGCGGCCGTGGTCATCAAGCACAACAACCCATGCGGTGCTGCCGTAGCTGCCACGCTGGTAGAAGCGTATCGCCGTGCAAACGAGGGCGACCCGATCAGCGCCTTCGGCGGCATCGTCGGGCTGAACCGCGAAGTGGATGCTGCAACCGCTCAGCAAATGACCGAGCCTGGCCGGTTCTTTGAAGCCATCATTGCTCCCGGCTTCAGCGATGAAGCGATGAACATTCTCCGCACCCGGCCCAAGTGGAAGGATAGTGTTCGACTTTTAGCTACCGGCCCGCTCGAGGGAAATGCTTACGGCTTCGATCTGAAAAAGATCGAAGGCGGCTTGCTCGTGCAAAACCTGGACAATGCGGTGCTCGACTGGAGCCAGGTGAAGGTGGTTACCAAGCGTGCACCCACACCCAGCGAACTGGCAGATTTAGCCGTAGGCTGGGCAGTGGTGAAGCAAGTGAAAAGTAATGCCATTGTGCTGGCGAAGGATCGCATGGTGATTGGCGTGGGTGCTGGCCAGATGAGTCGCATTGATTCGGTGCAGATTGCCATCCGCAAAGCTGGGGACAGAAGCCAGGGTTCCGTGCTCGCCTCCGATGCCTTCTTCCCATTCCCCGATAATGTCGAAGCTGCTGCTGCAGCAGGCGTGAAAGCCATTGCCCAGCCAGGCGGCTCCGTCAAGGACCAGGACAGCATCGCCGCCTGCGACAAGCATGGCATCGCCATGGTCTTCACCGCCATGCGGCATTTCAAGCACTAA